The Corynebacterium comes genome window below encodes:
- the pafA gene encoding Pup--protein ligase, whose product MSSATEGRLFARRIVGVETEYGITAVTGGGGRTLSPDEIARYLFRPIVSRYASSNIFTPNGSRLYLDVGSHPEIATAECDSLTQLLNHEQAGDRIVDELAQQSEAALAADGIDGRVYLFKNNVDSVGNSYGCHENYLVGRHLPLRSLGKQLLPFMITRQLICGAGMVGRAGGGFDAGFLISQRADQVWEGISSATTRARPIINTRDEPHGDSERFRRMHVIVGDSNMSETTFALKVGATMLVLEMIEAGVELPDFEMDNPIGHIRDIARDMTGSTLLLLKDGGTVTALEVQEATLAAATDWLDERPDEGTPTGELRRVVDLWTRQLEAIRTQDFSRVDREIDWVIKLNLLNRYRERVGEEWTHPKLAQVDLAYHDIRPGRGLFPLLETRGLVDRWTDDEAIARAVDTPPETTRAHLRGRFIAAAAELGASITTDWVHLKVNEPEPRVVDLLDPFQPVDERVDHLLAYLDENAGSYGRD is encoded by the coding sequence ATGAGCAGTGCCACTGAGGGACGTCTGTTCGCCCGCCGCATCGTCGGCGTGGAAACCGAGTACGGCATCACCGCGGTCACCGGCGGCGGTGGCCGTACCCTGAGCCCGGACGAGATCGCCCGGTATCTGTTCCGGCCGATCGTGTCGCGCTACGCCAGCTCGAACATCTTCACGCCCAACGGCTCCCGTCTGTACCTGGACGTGGGCTCCCACCCGGAGATCGCCACCGCCGAATGCGACAGCCTCACCCAGCTGCTCAACCACGAGCAGGCGGGAGACCGGATAGTCGATGAGCTGGCGCAGCAGTCGGAGGCGGCGCTGGCCGCGGACGGCATCGACGGGCGTGTCTACCTGTTCAAGAACAACGTCGACTCGGTGGGCAACTCCTACGGCTGCCACGAGAACTACCTCGTCGGCCGTCACCTTCCGCTGCGCAGCCTGGGCAAGCAGCTCCTGCCGTTCATGATCACCCGTCAGCTCATCTGCGGCGCGGGCATGGTCGGCCGGGCGGGCGGCGGTTTCGACGCCGGTTTCCTCATCTCCCAGCGCGCCGACCAGGTGTGGGAGGGCATCTCTTCGGCCACGACGAGGGCACGGCCGATCATCAACACCCGTGATGAGCCGCACGGCGACTCCGAGCGTTTCCGCCGCATGCACGTCATCGTGGGTGACTCCAACATGTCCGAGACCACCTTCGCGCTCAAGGTCGGTGCCACGATGCTGGTGCTGGAGATGATCGAGGCCGGGGTCGAGCTGCCCGACTTCGAGATGGACAACCCCATCGGCCACATCCGGGACATCGCCCGCGACATGACCGGTTCGACCCTGCTGCTGCTCAAGGACGGTGGCACCGTCACCGCACTCGAGGTGCAGGAGGCCACCCTGGCCGCCGCCACGGACTGGCTGGACGAGCGCCCCGACGAGGGCACCCCCACCGGGGAACTGCGCCGGGTGGTCGACCTGTGGACCCGCCAGCTCGAGGCGATCCGCACGCAGGACTTCTCGCGCGTGGACCGCGAGATCGACTGGGTGATCAAGCTCAACCTGCTCAACCGCTACCGGGAGCGGGTGGGGGAGGAGTGGACCCACCCGAAGCTCGCCCAGGTCGATCTGGCCTACCATGATATCCGGCCTGGCAGGGGCCTGTTTCCCCTGCTGGAGACCAGGGGTCTGGTGGACCGGTGGACGGATGACGAGGCGATCGCGCGGGCCGTCGATACGCCGCCGGAGACCACCCGCGCGCACCTGCGCGGGCGTTTCATCGCCGCCGCCGCAGAACTCGGCGCGTCCATCACCACCGACTGGGTCCACCTGAAGGTCAACGAGCCGGAACCCCGCGTGGTGGATCTTCTCGACCCTTTTCAGCCGGTTGACGAGCGCGTGGACCACCTGCTGGCCTATCTTGATGAGAACGCCGGTTCCTACGGGAGGGACTAG
- a CDS encoding helix-turn-helix transcriptional regulator, whose protein sequence is MVKTQLAVSRLTNLVFALIDADRNGGRMLTPAWIREHVNGYQGLQDDAFLTKLRRDIATLGRAGVPLTSSPSGDGVTTYRLLSDQYDLPEVTFTPEEAAVLGLAGEMGQSSELGAFARSGWTKLAASGVSRDLSQAPVFTNVNDLHRLPPELLKDTLTIIRQGLRMTFDYLATPTSEPVRRVMDAWSLVPLHDRFYLVGHDIERDEPRCFRIRRIRNVRALRTRATHTEPPENPQDIVEKSLRVGRRRIDAVLSIPPGTALELAEAGTRRHDGLVELLDVDRDWLARTAAGFAPAVVVHEPADVRADILALLKDVAP, encoded by the coding sequence ATGGTCAAAACGCAGCTGGCGGTCAGCAGACTCACCAACCTGGTGTTCGCGCTGATCGACGCAGATCGCAACGGCGGGCGGATGCTCACCCCCGCATGGATCCGCGAGCACGTCAACGGCTATCAGGGGCTCCAGGACGATGCGTTCCTGACCAAGCTGCGACGCGACATCGCGACCCTCGGGCGGGCCGGAGTGCCGCTGACCTCGTCGCCCTCGGGCGACGGCGTGACCACCTACCGTCTGCTGTCGGACCAGTACGACCTCCCCGAGGTCACCTTCACCCCGGAGGAGGCGGCCGTGCTCGGCCTCGCCGGCGAGATGGGGCAGAGCAGTGAGCTGGGCGCCTTCGCCCGCTCAGGCTGGACCAAGCTCGCGGCGTCGGGTGTGAGCCGTGACCTCTCCCAGGCTCCGGTGTTCACCAACGTCAATGATCTGCACCGGCTGCCCCCGGAACTTCTCAAGGACACCCTCACCATCATTCGCCAGGGTCTGCGCATGACCTTCGACTACCTGGCCACCCCCACCTCTGAGCCGGTGCGGCGTGTGATGGACGCGTGGAGCCTCGTGCCGCTCCACGACCGGTTCTACCTCGTGGGCCACGACATCGAGCGCGACGAGCCACGGTGCTTCCGCATCCGCCGCATCCGCAACGTCCGCGCACTACGCACCAGGGCCACACACACCGAACCGCCGGAGAACCCGCAGGACATCGTCGAGAAGTCGCTGCGTGTCGGCCGTCGACGTATCGACGCCGTCCTGAGCATCCCCCCGGGAACCGCCCTCGAGCTCGCGGAGGCGGGCACCCGCCGCCACGACGGCCTCGTGGAGCTTCTCGACGTAGACCGGGACTGGCTGGCCCGCACCGCCGCCGGCTTTGCCCCGGCCGTGGTCGTACACGAACCTGCCGACGTCCGCGCCGACATCCTCGCCCTGCTGAAGGATGTGGCCCCCTGA
- the tatC gene encoding twin-arginine translocase subunit TatC, producing MSQSGDVTRQRPRLRKRKSPSTGEMSLVEHLQELRRRVIISLAALLVGTVLGFMWYQYSPLGLSPLGEILRGPYCALPPENRADFTADGECRLLATGPFEMFMLRLKVGALAGLVLSSPVWLYQIWAFIVPGLHKKERRGTFTFVTLAVLLFSAGAVLAYFVVHYGLDFLLTVGDETQVAALTGERYYNFLLALLLIFGVSFEVPLIIVMLNIVGILEYETIKDKRRVIILSLFLFAAFMTPGQDPFSMVILALALTILVEMAMQFVRWNDKRRQRRRPEWMDLNDDAASPLSTGPGGVDAPAPVSAPAPVEPSRPAGGGSYGDFDDVL from the coding sequence ATGTCCCAGTCCGGTGACGTCACCCGGCAGCGCCCGCGCCTGAGGAAGAGGAAGAGCCCGTCGACCGGCGAAATGTCGCTGGTCGAACACCTCCAGGAACTGCGCCGCCGCGTGATCATCTCCCTGGCCGCCCTGCTCGTGGGCACAGTGCTGGGTTTCATGTGGTATCAGTACAGTCCCCTCGGGCTCAGCCCGCTGGGTGAGATTCTGCGTGGCCCCTACTGTGCGCTCCCGCCGGAGAACCGCGCCGATTTCACGGCCGACGGCGAGTGCCGCCTGCTGGCGACGGGCCCCTTCGAGATGTTCATGCTCCGCCTCAAGGTGGGTGCCCTGGCCGGCCTGGTGCTCTCATCCCCGGTGTGGCTGTACCAGATCTGGGCCTTCATCGTCCCGGGCCTGCACAAGAAGGAACGTCGCGGCACCTTCACCTTCGTCACCCTCGCTGTGCTGCTCTTCAGCGCCGGCGCGGTGCTGGCCTACTTCGTCGTGCACTACGGCCTGGATTTCCTGCTCACCGTCGGTGACGAGACCCAGGTGGCGGCTCTCACCGGTGAGCGTTACTACAACTTCCTGCTCGCGCTCCTGCTCATCTTCGGCGTGAGCTTCGAGGTGCCCCTGATCATCGTGATGCTCAACATCGTGGGCATCCTCGAGTACGAGACGATCAAGGACAAGCGGCGCGTGATCATCCTCTCGCTGTTCCTCTTCGCCGCGTTCATGACGCCGGGCCAGGATCCTTTCTCCATGGTGATCCTCGCCCTCGCCCTGACCATTCTGGTGGAGATGGCGATGCAGTTCGTCCGCTGGAACGACAAGCGTCGCCAGCGCAGGCGTCCCGAGTGGATGGACCTCAACGACGACGCCGCCTCCCCCCTGAGCACCGGCCCCGGTGGCGTCGACGCCCCGGCTCCGGTGAGCGCCCCGGCCCCCGTGGAGCCCTCCCGTCCGGCCGGTGGCGGATCGTACGGCGACTTCGACGACGTGCTCTGA
- a CDS encoding M24 family metallopeptidase yields the protein MAELFDSTVYADRLVKAARLCRVRGLAGLIIGTGPELAYLTGSWVSSHERFTALVVPAEGTPVFVVPATDAGDVARSAVPRLDVEVRGWTDGQDAHALAVAALGETGPVALGSSLTTLHVLDLQRKLAGRETVAAATTLKELFMRKDLAEVEQLYRAATAIDRVHERVPALLRVGRTEAQVAADLHALILKEHDQVDFVIVGSGPNGANPHHSHSGRVLGLGDVVVVDLGGTRGPGYHSDSTRTYVVGGVEHADPAAVAAYEVLQRAHAAAVAQARPGVTAESVDQAAREVITQAGYGEYFIHRTGHGIGLSTHEEPYIMAGNDLILEPGMCFSIEPGIYLPGRWGMRLEDIAVVSDTSVELLTRHQRDLR from the coding sequence ATGGCTGAACTCTTCGATTCCACCGTGTACGCAGATCGCCTCGTCAAGGCGGCCCGCCTGTGCCGGGTCCGGGGGCTGGCGGGGCTGATCATCGGGACGGGCCCGGAACTGGCGTACCTGACAGGTTCCTGGGTGAGCTCGCATGAACGGTTCACCGCCCTGGTCGTACCCGCCGAGGGCACTCCGGTGTTCGTGGTGCCGGCGACGGATGCCGGTGACGTCGCGCGGTCGGCGGTACCCCGGCTGGACGTCGAGGTCCGCGGGTGGACAGACGGCCAGGACGCGCACGCACTGGCCGTGGCTGCGCTGGGGGAGACAGGTCCGGTGGCGCTGGGTTCCTCGCTGACCACGCTGCATGTGCTCGACCTGCAGCGGAAGCTGGCGGGGCGGGAGACGGTGGCGGCGGCGACCACGCTCAAGGAGCTGTTCATGCGCAAGGATCTCGCGGAGGTCGAGCAGCTGTACCGGGCGGCCACCGCCATCGACCGGGTGCATGAGCGGGTGCCCGCGCTGTTGCGCGTGGGTCGGACGGAGGCGCAGGTGGCCGCCGACCTGCATGCGTTGATCCTCAAGGAGCATGACCAGGTGGACTTCGTCATCGTGGGCTCGGGGCCCAACGGGGCGAACCCGCATCACAGTCACTCCGGCCGGGTGCTCGGGCTCGGCGACGTCGTCGTGGTCGATCTCGGCGGCACCCGGGGACCGGGCTACCACTCGGACTCGACACGCACCTACGTCGTCGGCGGGGTGGAGCACGCGGATCCGGCGGCGGTGGCCGCCTATGAGGTGCTGCAGCGGGCCCACGCGGCCGCGGTGGCTCAGGCCCGCCCGGGTGTGACTGCGGAGTCGGTGGATCAGGCCGCCCGTGAGGTGATCACGCAGGCGGGGTACGGGGAGTACTTCATCCACCGCACTGGGCATGGCATCGGGCTGTCCACCCATGAGGAGCCCTACATCATGGCCGGGAACGATCTGATCCTGGAACCGGGGATGTGCTTCTCCATCGAGCCGGGTATCTACCTGCCCGGCCGGTGGGGAATGAGACTGGAGGATATTGCTGTTGTATCTGATACCAGTGTAGAATTGCTGACACGTCACCAACGAGATCTGAGGTAA
- the ygiD gene encoding 4,5-DOPA-extradiol-dioxygenase: MSSTTHALFVGHGTPMNAIEDNDYTRTWSRLGQEVGQTAPRAILSVSAHWYTKGTGVTAMTNPRTIHDFWGFPPELSAVQYNAPGDPEVAELVREIAKPTLVQNDLDWGLDHGTWSVLKHMFPEAKIPVVQLSIDASKPLHEHVALGSRLAKLATDHNVLIVGSGNVVHNLSLVQWHAGDTGFGWADSFDEAARDIMLTDPDRLEALRDHEGYTRSVPTPDHFLPLAYIAGVSAAIGGGEVDVFNEQRTMGSLSMTGYRVAS; encoded by the coding sequence ATGAGCAGCACCACCCACGCCCTGTTCGTCGGTCATGGCACCCCCATGAACGCCATCGAGGACAACGACTACACCCGCACCTGGTCGCGGCTCGGCCAGGAGGTCGGTCAGACCGCCCCTCGTGCGATCCTCTCGGTCTCCGCCCACTGGTACACCAAGGGCACCGGCGTCACCGCGATGACCAACCCGCGCACCATCCATGACTTCTGGGGCTTCCCGCCCGAGCTCTCGGCAGTCCAGTACAACGCCCCGGGCGACCCGGAGGTCGCGGAGCTGGTACGCGAGATCGCCAAGCCGACCCTGGTCCAGAACGACCTCGACTGGGGCCTGGACCACGGCACCTGGTCGGTGCTCAAGCACATGTTCCCGGAGGCGAAGATCCCGGTCGTGCAGCTGTCCATCGACGCCTCCAAACCGCTGCACGAGCACGTCGCCCTGGGTTCCCGCCTGGCGAAGCTCGCCACCGACCACAACGTGCTCATCGTCGGTTCCGGCAACGTGGTCCACAACCTCTCCCTGGTGCAGTGGCACGCCGGCGACACCGGTTTCGGCTGGGCCGACTCCTTCGATGAGGCGGCACGCGACATCATGCTCACCGACCCGGACCGTCTGGAGGCGCTCCGCGACCACGAGGGCTACACCCGCTCCGTCCCGACCCCGGACCACTTCCTGCCCCTGGCCTACATCGCCGGCGTCAGCGCCGCGATCGGTGGCGGCGAGGTCGACGTGTTCAACGAACAGCGCACCATGGGCTCACTGTCCATGACGGGATACCGGGTGGCATCCTAG
- a CDS encoding helix-turn-helix transcriptional regulator, with protein sequence MARTTDSPGKLDTLVRALNLIPYFQAHPERSVLEAAKDLGRDPAELIDELGRLACCGIGTWPEELVDLTASYQRVQIANSQGMDMPLRLTPTEAGALLLTLESLEATPGLTDREAVISAAAKLRGLLGPEAVAIFDSIAADDPAERSSQEILREAMETGRKVSFTYRSFASDSASVRVVHPARIFVTGGETYLTAWEEESGQHKNFRGDRMRGVMILDDPATPHLEKLPFDSDDPFGYRMIAEQADLLLHPDHTWLADYFPVTLGEVTDEGWVRARMPVGSKEWLIRFALGQSDRLRVVGPPELVGEIDHSAASALTAYDDAPDR encoded by the coding sequence ATGGCCCGGACCACCGATTCCCCCGGGAAGCTGGACACCCTCGTCCGGGCGCTCAACCTCATCCCGTACTTCCAGGCGCACCCCGAACGCAGCGTGCTGGAGGCGGCCAAGGACCTCGGCCGGGACCCGGCCGAACTCATCGACGAACTCGGTCGACTGGCCTGCTGCGGTATCGGCACCTGGCCGGAGGAGCTGGTCGACCTGACCGCGTCCTATCAGCGGGTGCAGATCGCCAATTCGCAGGGCATGGACATGCCGCTGCGGCTGACGCCCACGGAAGCCGGGGCGCTGCTTCTCACGCTCGAGTCCCTGGAGGCCACCCCGGGGCTCACCGACCGGGAGGCGGTGATCTCCGCGGCCGCCAAGCTCCGCGGTCTCCTGGGGCCCGAGGCCGTGGCCATCTTCGACTCCATCGCCGCGGACGACCCAGCGGAGCGGAGCTCGCAGGAGATCCTCCGCGAGGCGATGGAGACCGGACGGAAGGTGAGCTTCACCTACCGGTCTTTCGCCTCGGACAGCGCCAGCGTCCGCGTCGTCCATCCCGCCCGGATCTTCGTCACCGGCGGCGAAACCTACCTGACCGCCTGGGAGGAGGAATCCGGGCAGCACAAGAACTTCCGGGGTGACCGGATGCGGGGGGTCATGATCCTCGACGATCCCGCCACGCCGCATCTGGAGAAGCTGCCCTTCGACTCCGACGATCCCTTCGGTTACCGGATGATCGCGGAACAGGCCGACCTTCTCCTGCATCCGGACCACACGTGGCTCGCGGACTATTTCCCTGTCACCCTCGGCGAGGTCACGGACGAGGGCTGGGTCCGTGCCAGGATGCCGGTGGGATCGAAGGAGTGGCTGATCCGCTTCGCCCTGGGCCAGTCCGACCGGCTCAGGGTGGTCGGCCCGCCGGAGTTGGTGGGGGAGATAGATCACTCAGCGGCATCCGCCCTGACCGCGTATGATGATGCGCCAGACCGGTAA
- a CDS encoding S1 family peptidase: MSSSITIRLKSGRSYCSGVLISPDLDAAADARTDLVLSCAHFLRERTGPISASGAFFPARVLGAVRIPRTDLAVLRLDTPSPPKDLLRVSTSPAPWLAPTVTEGFGGNLRRPAQRLGRVVARSPIAMGRNLRTFVTSAAILYNNPKAIKGDSGGPVIVNGEIVAVQSMVTDPLGVNTGIATVAQVAPHRRAIAAAVAALQQAY; encoded by the coding sequence GTGTCCTCCTCCATCACCATCCGCCTGAAGTCCGGCCGTTCCTACTGCTCCGGCGTACTGATCAGCCCGGACCTCGACGCCGCCGCCGACGCCCGCACCGACCTGGTGCTCAGCTGCGCCCACTTCCTGCGCGAACGCACCGGGCCGATCTCGGCCAGCGGCGCCTTCTTCCCCGCCCGGGTCCTCGGCGCGGTGCGCATCCCGCGCACCGACCTCGCGGTCCTGCGCCTGGACACCCCGTCACCGCCGAAGGATCTCCTCCGCGTATCGACGTCCCCCGCCCCCTGGCTCGCCCCCACCGTCACCGAGGGTTTCGGCGGCAACCTCCGCCGCCCTGCGCAGCGGTTGGGCCGGGTGGTCGCACGATCCCCGATCGCCATGGGACGCAACCTGCGCACCTTCGTCACCTCCGCAGCGATCCTCTACAACAACCCGAAGGCGATCAAGGGAGACTCCGGTGGCCCCGTGATCGTCAACGGGGAGATCGTCGCGGTCCAGTCCATGGTCACCGACCCCCTCGGCGTGAACACCGGCATCGCCACCGTGGCGCAGGTCGCCCCGCACCGCCGCGCCATCGCCGCAGCGGTGGCAGCGCTGCAGCAGGCGTACTGA
- the tatA gene encoding Sec-independent protein translocase subunit TatA, which yields MPNIGPTELIILVVVLILLFGAKKLPDAARSLGRSMRIFKSEVKEMSNDDQPQPGQQPQPGQIAAPQQDYWDQPQNQPNPQAGQPQQGQQYPNQPNQQ from the coding sequence ATGCCCAACATCGGTCCCACCGAGCTCATCATCCTTGTCGTCGTGCTGATTCTGCTGTTCGGCGCGAAGAAGCTTCCCGATGCGGCGCGCTCCCTCGGACGGTCGATGCGCATCTTCAAGTCAGAGGTCAAGGAGATGAGCAACGACGATCAGCCGCAGCCGGGGCAGCAGCCCCAGCCGGGCCAGATCGCCGCTCCTCAGCAGGACTACTGGGATCAGCCCCAGAACCAGCCGAACCCGCAGGCGGGTCAGCCGCAGCAGGGCCAGCAGTACCCGAACCAGCCGAACCAGCAGTAG
- a CDS encoding DEAD/DEAH box helicase produces the protein MDVNDSHVSHLAEFTARLSFPLDDFQLQGCQAVEEGHGVLVCAPTGAGKTIVGEFAVSLALSRGTKCFYTTPIKALSNQKYHDLVKAHGEDVVGLLTGDVSINSNAEIVVMTTEVLRNMIYAASPTLDRLSHVVMDEIHYLADRERGAVWEEVILNLDERVNIIGLSATVSNSEEFGDWLSTVRGDTTVVVTDLRPVPLEQWMMVGRKIYPLFEPGTGGQVNRELEERIERMESAQAEEGRSDWESGHGFRARAEGRRAGVKRPEDRQRPVGRPDVIRVLQSMKMLPAITFIFSRAGCDGALFQCVRSNLVLTSPEESERIEQIINEGVEGIPLEDLEVLQFSQWKTALKRGFAAHHAGMLPAFRHIVEKLFVQGLLRAVFATETLALGINMPARSVVLEKLVKFDGESHVDLTPGQYTQLTGRAGRRGIDVIGHAVVQWSPAMDPKAVAGLASTRTYPLISTFAPGYNMAVNLLNMIGFEPSLRLLEKSFAQYQADGSVVDDVREIERAEHRVRELRSQLADTIASFAPPARDGEDPTVLLMDYMRLRRELSDEEKAARVYSLEQRQQETVTLLGRLQVGDVIAIPGRKHPVLAVVVTPANQTSDPRPWVTTEQGWSGRIDASSFANPPITLGHMRLPRNVTKEPRRNTRYVVDQFRRHSFGRPKKIREAARVRDSAKVIELRSALRAHPVHTWPPTDREQLARVGEKLARRERELDRLNSRIEKATDTLGRHFERIIALLSEMYYVEFEGTGPDRVPVLTPEGELLSQIHIGSDLLVAQCLRRGIWNELDPAELAGTVSLCTFENRKYTGGEPNAPTDRMAAAIDATMRVWSELAADEKRHNLPMTREPEAGFALAMHQWAAGAPLGYCLAAAADSGAEMTPGDFVRWCRQVIDLLDQVAKTAYTADVQANARRAINAIRRGVVAIGY, from the coding sequence ATGGACGTCAACGACAGTCATGTGAGTCACCTCGCGGAGTTCACCGCCCGCCTGAGCTTCCCGCTGGATGACTTCCAGCTCCAGGGGTGTCAGGCGGTGGAGGAGGGGCATGGTGTGCTGGTGTGTGCCCCGACGGGTGCCGGCAAGACCATCGTCGGAGAGTTCGCGGTGTCGCTGGCACTGTCGCGGGGGACGAAGTGCTTCTACACCACACCGATCAAGGCGCTGAGCAACCAGAAGTACCACGACCTGGTCAAGGCCCACGGTGAAGACGTGGTCGGTCTGCTCACCGGAGACGTGTCGATCAACAGCAACGCCGAGATCGTCGTCATGACGACCGAGGTGCTGCGCAACATGATCTACGCCGCCTCCCCGACGCTCGACCGTCTGAGCCACGTGGTGATGGATGAGATCCACTACCTCGCGGACCGGGAACGCGGCGCCGTGTGGGAGGAGGTCATCCTCAACCTCGACGAACGGGTGAACATCATCGGCCTGTCCGCGACCGTCTCCAACTCGGAGGAGTTCGGTGACTGGCTGTCCACCGTCCGCGGCGACACCACCGTGGTGGTCACCGACCTTCGCCCGGTTCCGCTGGAGCAGTGGATGATGGTCGGCCGGAAGATCTACCCGCTGTTTGAACCCGGCACCGGCGGCCAGGTCAACCGCGAGCTGGAGGAGCGCATCGAGCGGATGGAGTCCGCCCAGGCGGAGGAGGGTCGCTCCGACTGGGAGTCCGGTCACGGTTTCCGCGCGCGTGCGGAGGGCCGCCGGGCGGGCGTCAAACGCCCGGAGGATCGTCAGCGTCCGGTGGGGCGTCCCGATGTCATCCGGGTGTTGCAGAGCATGAAGATGCTGCCTGCGATCACCTTCATCTTCTCCCGGGCGGGCTGTGACGGTGCGCTCTTCCAGTGCGTGCGCTCCAATCTGGTCCTGACCAGCCCGGAGGAGTCGGAGCGCATCGAGCAGATCATCAACGAAGGCGTCGAGGGCATCCCCCTGGAGGACCTCGAGGTGCTGCAGTTCTCCCAGTGGAAGACGGCCCTCAAGCGCGGTTTCGCCGCCCACCATGCGGGCATGCTGCCCGCGTTCCGCCACATCGTGGAGAAGCTCTTCGTCCAGGGACTGCTGCGTGCGGTGTTCGCCACCGAGACGCTCGCGTTGGGCATCAACATGCCTGCACGCAGCGTGGTGCTGGAGAAACTGGTCAAGTTCGACGGTGAGAGTCACGTCGACCTCACCCCTGGCCAGTACACCCAGCTCACGGGCAGGGCAGGACGTCGCGGCATCGACGTCATCGGACACGCGGTGGTGCAGTGGTCACCGGCCATGGACCCGAAGGCGGTGGCGGGGCTGGCGTCGACACGCACGTACCCGTTGATCTCCACGTTCGCCCCCGGCTACAACATGGCCGTCAACCTGCTCAACATGATCGGATTCGAGCCCTCGCTGCGCCTGCTGGAGAAGTCCTTCGCCCAGTACCAGGCCGACGGGTCCGTCGTCGATGACGTCCGCGAGATCGAGCGCGCCGAACACCGGGTCCGTGAGCTGCGCTCCCAGCTCGCCGACACCATCGCCTCCTTCGCCCCACCCGCCCGCGACGGCGAGGATCCGACCGTCCTGCTCATGGACTACATGCGCCTGCGCCGTGAACTCAGCGACGAGGAGAAGGCCGCCCGTGTCTACTCCCTGGAGCAGCGGCAGCAGGAGACCGTGACGCTCCTGGGCAGGCTGCAGGTGGGCGACGTCATCGCCATTCCGGGGCGCAAGCACCCGGTGCTGGCGGTGGTGGTCACCCCGGCGAACCAGACCTCCGATCCTCGTCCGTGGGTGACCACGGAACAGGGCTGGTCCGGGCGTATCGACGCCTCGTCGTTCGCCAACCCGCCCATCACCCTCGGCCACATGCGCCTGCCCCGCAATGTGACCAAGGAACCGCGCAGGAACACCAGGTACGTCGTCGACCAGTTCCGGCGCCACAGCTTCGGCCGCCCGAAGAAGATACGCGAAGCAGCCCGGGTGCGTGACTCCGCCAAGGTCATCGAACTGCGTTCCGCCCTGCGCGCACACCCGGTGCACACCTGGCCGCCCACCGACCGGGAGCAGCTGGCCCGGGTGGGGGAGAAGCTGGCGCGTCGAGAGCGTGAGCTGGACCGTCTGAACTCCCGCATCGAGAAGGCCACCGACACCCTCGGCAGGCACTTCGAGCGCATCATCGCGCTGCTGTCGGAGATGTACTACGTCGAGTTCGAGGGCACCGGACCGGACCGGGTTCCGGTTCTCACTCCCGAGGGCGAGCTGCTGTCCCAGATCCACATCGGCTCCGATCTGCTGGTGGCCCAGTGTCTGCGCCGCGGCATCTGGAATGAGCTGGACCCGGCGGAGCTGGCTGGCACGGTGTCGCTGTGCACCTTCGAGAACCGCAAGTACACCGGGGGGGAACCCAACGCCCCCACCGACCGGATGGCCGCGGCGATCGACGCCACCATGCGTGTCTGGTCTGAGCTGGCGGCCGACGAGAAACGCCACAATCTGCCCATGACCCGGGAGCCGGAGGCCGGTTTCGCTCTGGCCATGCACCAGTGGGCGGCCGGCGCCCCGCTCGGTTATTGTCTGGCCGCCGCGGCCGATTCAGGCGCCGAGATGACCCCGGGCGACTTCGTCCGTTGGTGCCGTCAGGTGATCGACCTTCTCGACCAGGTGGCCAAGACCGCCTACACCGCCGACGTGCAGGCCAACGCCCGGCGCGCGATCAACGCGATCCGCCGGGGGGTCGTGGCGATCGGCTACTAG
- a CDS encoding ubiquitin-like protein Pup: MTGPQTQVTAGGGENNDDAHETGAGQAQLNTTGTDDLLDEIDGLLETNAEEFVRSYVQKGGQ; encoded by the coding sequence ATGACCGGACCCCAGACCCAGGTGACCGCCGGCGGCGGCGAGAACAACGACGACGCCCACGAGACCGGTGCCGGGCAGGCCCAGCTGAACACCACGGGCACCGACGATCTGCTCGACGAGATCGACGGGCTGCTCGAGACTAACGCCGAGGAGTTCGTCCGCTCGTACGTGCAGAAGGGCGGTCAGTAG